Below is a genomic region from Paraburkholderia sp. BL23I1N1.
GACGGCGGCCGCGCGCGCATGGTACGACAGCCCGGCGTATCAGGAGAGCGCGCAGCACCGGTTCAAGGGCGCGCGCTATCGGGCCGTTCTCGTCGAAGGCATCTGACGAAAGGCGGCGAGGAGCGGATCTTCCGCTCCCGGCCTGCGGACGGCAGACGAGGCGCCCAGATCGCTCCTGCTCTCCCAATATCGCCCTATCCTTCGTTGGCCAACCTTGACCGGATCTCGGCAGCCGAGAGGTCGCGCTGATGTGTGGCAATTTGCCATGTGTTTTCCCACGGATCTCTGACCATCGCTCGCCTGTCGCCGTATGGCATGTCGGCCGGAACCTCGAGCGAGATCGCATTCGCCGCAATCGCTCGCTGGAAGGTCGAATCGGCGTCCTCAACGTAGACATACAGAAATGCCGGCATCGGATCGCGAAGGCCGTCGCCGCCGCTAACCATCACGACGGAATCGCCGATCATGATTTCGGCAGGCAGCCCGTGACGGAATTCGCCCTGTGCCAAAAACACCGTCTTGATGAATGTGATCAGGTTTTCCGGATCCCGTACGACGATTCGGGGCGTGACGGTATGCCATCCATCAGGTTGAAATTTAGCCATGTTGCGCAGCCTCGGAAGAGATTCGCAAGGGCATTGTCTCCCGAGCGCCGGATGTCCGCAAAGGATCGGAATGGCGGTAGCACGAGGTTTTTCAACAGGCGGCTAGTCTCACTGTGTCACATATTTAGTTGCGCGCTCGATTGCCGTACAGGAAGCATGCCATCGTTGCATGAGGCGTAGTCCAAGCAGGATGCGCAACGTGGTAATGGAATCAGGAACGTGGCGTTGAGCGCGCTGGACTGCCCCGGGGGACGTAATCCGGGGGAAGGGCAGGCAGCGCACGTTCAAGGAAGTTTTTTTTATCGCGTCCATCTGATTGCATTCGGAGTCGCTGAGCCATCAGAAACCCATACGCAGCGATACTCAGTGTGGCGTGGTGGTGGAAACCACGCCAGCCTCGCCCTTCATAATGACCAAGCCCGAACTCCTGTTTCAGGTCCTGATAGTCGCGCTCGATGCGCCAGCGCATCTTGGTCACGAACACAAGCTGCTCAAGTGCCGCCTCTTCGGGAGCGGTACTGAGAAAGTATTTGAGCGGCTCCGAATCGCCATCAGGCCATTCAATGAGCAGCCATTGTTCGTCGCGAACGGTACTTCGCCAATAGTCGCGATGTGCGGGACGAACCCGTACGGCGGCAAAGCGTGAGGAAAGTGCGGCGTTGCTGCCTTCGCGCCAGGTAACGGCTTGCCAGGCGTTCACGGGTAATTGCATGGCCAGTTCCTTCACCACGATCGGTTCGTGGCCGGGCGCACGGCGCAACAACGTTGGCGGCTTGCCGCGCCCGCTCCAGGGCCTGGGCGGAAGCGGCGCCGTACCGGGAGCCCACACAGAGGTGCCCGGCCGGATCCCTACCGCGTACAACAATCCCAGTTCCGTTAAGCCATCCCGGAAAGCGGTTTCGTCGCCGTACCCAGCATCGGCCAGCACGATGCCCGGCGCAACGCCGGATGCTATAGCCTCGCGAAGCTGGGCCAGCGCAATCTGCGGCTTGGTCTGAAAAGCCAGATCGTCGGGAATGCCAGCGCGACGGGCACGTTCCCGGTCGTCAATCCATTCCTTGGGCACATGCAGCTGCCAGGCAATCGGCAGGCTGCCGCGTTGCGTCGCGATCGACAGGCTCACGGCGACCTGACAGTTATCCTGTTTTCCGAGCTGCCCGCAGTACTGACGTGCCACCCCGACCGAATGACGTCCCTTCTTTGGAAAACCGGTGTCGTCAATAATCCAGTAGTAGCCGGTTTCTTCAGCAGCATGTGCGTCTAGCGCGGGCATCACCCATTCGCGTACCCGCTGCAGGACCGCACGATCAGACCAGTCTGCCTTGGCCACAAAGTGGTGGAGTGACTGGTGCTTCGCACTCGCGTGAAGTGGGTCAATGTGCGCGGCCATCGGCTCGACGCTCTTGCGCGATAGCGGCAACACCAGGCCCGAACAGTAACCCTTGAGGCCGGCATGACGATCGGCGTGCCCTAACGCCTGCGCCAGATGATTCAGATACACGTCAAATTCGTCGACATCTTCTCTCATCGCGATCGCCCGAAGTCTGCATTATTCAATACTACCAGGTATCGCTTCGCTGCAAATGATTTTTGTGACACAGTGAGACTAGTTAAGTCCTTGAAGAAAATCGGGGATCGCACTTCCAATCGAGGCAAGATATCCCGCCATAGCACCGGCAACTTTTCGCACGGCAGGACGTGTGGTCATCCGTTCACGCCAAGCCAGCAGGTTGGGCGTTTCTCCTGTCATCGGCGCGCCCTTGCGCGCGCCGAACAACTGCGCCATGTAAAACGCAATGTCGGCATAGGAATAGGTCTCGGCCAGAAATTCTCGATTCGCAAGAACTCGTTCCATGCGTCGATAATATTGCAACGCCTCGTTGCGCGCAGTCTGCGCCGCAGGATCGTCCAGCGCATCTTCAAGACCCATCAGTCGGACAATGTGGGGAAAATAGATTTCATCGCTGCAGTGTTCGAGCTGACGCGCCATGGCGCGCGCCTCTGGATGCGCCGGCCATAAGGCGGGATTGGGCTTCAAGTCTTCAAGATACTCAAATATTTGCGTGGAATCGAAAATCTCAAGTTTGCCGTCTATCAGTACCGGCACCTGATGCTTCGGATTGACGCGCAATACATCTGGATGTTTGGGGGCGTAACCGCGCAGCTGGTCAAACGGAACCATCACCAGTTCGAAGTCGATGCCCTTCTCGTGCGCCGCGATCTCGACCTTGGCACCGAACATGCTCAGGAGTCCGGAAATTATTTTCATTTGTCTCTCTTCATTTGATCTTGCGTCTCGACAAACTCACGATCGAAGAGATCGATCAACAAGTCGCATCGCGCAGATTAGGGATGTGGCAGATCATAAGTCCGATAACATGACACCTTATGGCATGTATTTTAAATAAGGTGTCGTTTATGAAAGCCAGCCGCCTTTTGTCGATCATGATGATGCTGCAAGCGCGCGGGCGTATGACCGCACCGGCTTTGGCTGAAGCACTGGAGGTATCCGAGCGCACGATCTTGCGCGATATCGATCAGCTCTCCACTGCTGGCGTACCCATTTGGGGGGATCGAGGTCGCAATGGGGGATTTCAATTGCGCGAGGGTTGGAGTACCGATCTCACAGGGCTTACGGAGCACGAAGCGCACGCGCTGTTTCTGGCAGGTTTGCCTGGGCCTGCGACAGAACTGGGCTTGGACGTCATGGCAACCTCGGCGCGGCTAAAGATGATTGCCAGCCTGCCTCCGGACTTGCGCGAGCAGGCCGATCGTGTCGCCAGCCGACTGCACGTTGACACAGTGGATTGGTACCGTACGCAAGAAACGCCGTTATTTCTGCGTGAAATCGCCAATGCCGTGTGGAGCTCGTACCGTATCGAAGTGAAGTATGAGAGTTGGCGTGGTTTATCCCGCCGCGAACTTGAGCCGCTCGGTTTGGTGCTCAAGGGAGGTGCCTGGTACCTGATTGCCAGGATGGTGGGCAAGCCCGGCGCACTGACCTTTCGGCTAGCGAATATTAGTGAACTCAAGTCCTCCCGCCGTCGTTTCAAGCGCCCTGCTCGATTTGATCTGGCGAAGCATTGGCGTGACGCCATAAACCGGTACGAGACTGATCTTTATCGGTTGACGGCACATATCGCCGTGTCGCCGCGCGGCGAGAATTGGTTGGTCAACGCGCGTATTAAAACCGCTCCAGTTTTGCAGGGTGCAGGTAGTGCGGAGGTGCCATTGGGATGGAAAGAGTTTTTGATGCCCATCGAATCCATCGAGCACGGTGCGCGGAAGCTGCTGGAATACGGTTCAAATTTGAAAATCGTAGGGCCGCAGGAACTCAAGAATAAATTTATGGAAGAGTTGTCACAGTTGAAAACGCTCTATAAGAGGCGAGCATAATTTTGGTGAGAGACTCCGCCAGTTCGCCCAAGTCAACACGACCTAAACACAGCCAGCGGAGTCAATCACGACTTTTACCGAGCTGCAACGATGTTCGTATCTCAGCACGTACACCCGTTTGTTCGCTGGCTCATCGGAATTCAGTTGATACAGGAAAGCGGTCCGGGCATGCCCGACAAAAAACGCCGCCCCCCGACGGGGAACGGCGCATGTCGAACGGCCCTGAAGAAACGACCGTCAGGCGCTCTTTTCCCCAGCGGCCGGAAACGGCAAACTGTGAACCCGTTTGCCAGTGGCCGCAAAAATCGCGTTCGCGACCGCCGGCCCGACCGGTGCGACCCCCGGCTCGCCGACGCCGGTCGGCGCTTCGCCCGACTGCACGATATGCACCTCGACCTTGGGCATCTCGGCCATCCGCAGCACCTGGTAGCCGTCGAAGTTGTTCTGCTCGACCTTGCCGTCCTTCAGCGTGATCGCGCTGTGCAACGCCGCGCCGAGCCCGAAGCCGATACCGCCTTCCATCTGTGCAGCGATGACGTCGGGATTGATCGGCGTGCCGCAGTCCACCGCACAGACGACGCGCTCCACTTTCACGTTACCGTCCTTGTCGACGGAGACTTCCGCGACCTGCGCGACGAACGTCTTGAACGCCTCGGCCACCGCGATGCCGCGCCCGCGGCCTTTCGGCAGCGGTTTGGCCGGATCCCAGCCCGCTTTCTCCGCGGCGAGTTCGAGCACGGCGCGCATGCGCGGTTCATGCGCAAGCAGATCGCGGCGGAACACGAACGGATCCTTGCCCGCGGCGTGTGCGGCTTCGTCGATGAATGCCTCGACCGCGAATGCCGTGTGCGAGCTGCCGACTACCCGCCACCACAACACGGGCACGCCGGTCTGCGTGGTAGTGAGTTCGACCGAGATGTTCGGAATCGCGTAGGCCACGTTAGCGGCCCCCTCGACGGACGTCCCGTCAATTCCGTCCTTGATCATCACGCTCGCGAACGGCGTGCCGGCAAGGATCGACTGACCGACGATGCGATGTCGCCAGCCGACAAGCTTGCCGTCGGCGCTCAGGCCCGCGTCGAGCTTGTGGAAGTACATCGGCCGGTAGAGGCCGCCGTGGATATCGTCCTCGCGAGTCCACTGCAGCTTGACCGGCGTGCCGTTCGCACCCAGCGCCTTCGCGATCGACACGGCCTCGACGATATAGTCCGACCGCGTGTTCGCGCGCCGCCCGAAGCTGCCGCCCGCATACAGCGTGTGAATCTTGACCTGCTGCGGATCGAGCCCCGCCGTCTGTGCGGCGTTGCCCTGGTCGACCGTCTGGAACTGATCGCCTGCCCAGATTTCGCAACTGTCGGCGGTGAGCCTGATCACCGCGTCGAGCGGTTCCATCGGCGCGTGGGCGAGATACGGGAACGCATAGGTGGCGGAGATTTTCTTCGCCGCGCCCGCGAGCGCCTGCGTCGCATCACCGTCTTTTCGGGCGGATGCGCCGGGCTGCTCCGCGAGCTGTCGATACTCGGCCATGATCGCGTCCGAGCTGCGCTTTTCGGCCTTCGAATCGTCCCATTCGACTTTCAGCGCATCGCGACCCTGCTTCGCTGCCCAGAAGCCCTTCGCGACCACAGCAACGCCACCCGGCACCTGCACGACCGAGACGACACCCGGCACCGCTTTCGCGGCCGCTGCATCGAATGACTTGACCGTCGCACCGAAGAGCGGCGGACGCTGCAGCAGCGCGACCAGCATGCCGGGGAATGTCACGTCGAGCGTGAACTGCGCGGTGCCGTTGGTTTTCGGTGGCACGTCAACACGCGGCAGTTGATGGCCAATCAATCGAAAATCCTTCGGCGACTTGAGCGTGACCTTATCCGGCACCGGCAAGCGGGCCGCGGCCGACGCGAGCGAGCCGTAGGTCGCGGTCCGGTTCGTGGCCGCGTGATGAACGCTGCCGTCGCGCGTCGTCAGGTCGGAGGCGGGGACCTTCCATTGCGCAGCGGCGGCTGAGACCAGCATCGCGCGTGCTTTCGCGCCGGCTTCGCGCAATTGCATCCACGAGTTCGCCATCGCCGAACTGCCGCCCGTGCCCTGAATCGTGCCGAAGGCAAGATTCGCGTAGCGCTTCGCGTCGGCTGGCGCGCTTTCGACACGCACGTCCTGCCAGTTCGCATCCAGCTCTTCCGCGACGATCGTCGCGATACCGGTGTACGCGCCCTGGCCCATCTCGACGTGCTTGGCGATGACCGTGACGCTGTTATCGGGCGCGATGCGCAGGAATGCATTGGGTGCGAACGTCGCCTCGGGCATCGTGGCAGCGAGCGCGCGCCGGCCCGTGCCCGCCCATTCGAAGCCAATGGTGAGGCCGACTGCCGCAACGGCGCCGGCTGCCTTCAGGAAGGTCCGGCGGGATGGGCGTACCGCATCCGTGAGATCGAGATCGGTCGTCATGGTCAGGCCATCAGGGTGGCAGCGGCTTCGTGGATGGCCGCGCGAATCCGGGTGTAGGTCGCACAGCGGCAGAGATTGCCGTTCATCGCGGCATCGATGTCAGCGTCGGTAGGCGTCGCGTTATGTTCAAGCAAGGCGGTTGCGGACATGATCTGTCCAGACTGACAGTAGCCGCACTGCGGGACCTGCAGCTTGACCCATGCAGCCTGGATGGCTTTTGCGGGCCGTCCTTCGATGCCTTCAATAGTTGTAATGCGCTTGCCAGCGATAGCCGCGATCGGCAGCACGCACGAGCGGGTGGCTTCGCCTTCCAGATGAACCGTGCAGGCGCCGCATTGCGCCATGCCGCAGCCGAACTTCGTGCCGTGCAGGCCAGCATTCTCGCGGATCGCCCAGAGGAGCGGCGTAGTGGGATCGGCATCGAGCGTAACGTTCTTGCCGTTGAGGACAAACGATGTAGACATGGAACCTCTCCGTGGGGAAAGCCCGAACTTGGCGCCGGGTGTACGCGGGAGTGTGACCGACCGCCTGCCGTTGCGCTTACACAATCCTGCAAAATTATTGAACAATGCTGCAAATCGAACCGGTCAACTGTGGCTGCCCGGTAGCGGTTGGGTATGCTCAATTCCGTCCACGGAGTTCAATGCACATGAAACAGAATTCTTCATGGTTCGATCCTTCGGCCTCGCGGGAAACGGCGCGTCGCGAACTCGCCGCGCTCATCAGCCGCTTCGCGCCAGTGGACGGCGCGCATCAGACGGCCATTCCCTCGCTGACTTTCTACCGATACTCGGCGCGCGCCGATCTCGGCTGCGGCGTAACGAGCTCCGCGTTCGTGTTCGCGGCACAAGGCGCCAAGCGGGTCGTGGTAGCGGGACAGGCTTACGACTACGATCATCTGCATTGCCTGGTGACGTCCGTCAATTTGCCGATGACGTCGCAGGTTACGCGAGCGTCGTCCGACGCGCCTTATCTGTGCGTGAAGCTCACGCTTGATCCGCAACGCATTGTCGAACTGGCGACGCAGCTGCATCTGCCGGAACCGGGTGCCGTGTCGGCGGGCGAAGGCATCGCCGTGGGCTCGCTGTCGGCACCGGTTTTCGATGCAGCGCTGCGGCTCGTGCGATTGCTCGATACTCCGGGTGACATCCCCGTTCTCGCGCCGCTCATCGAGAAGGAATTGCTCTACCGGCTGATGACAAGCGAGCAGGGGAAGCGACTGCGACACATCGCCGTGAACGGGAGCCAGACGTACCGGATCGCGCGGGCGATCGAGTGGATCCAGAATCACTACACCGAGCTTTTGCGGGTGGAGATGCTGGCGCAGGAGGTGAACATGAGCGTGTCGTCGCTCCATCATCACTTCAAGAGCGTCACGACGCTGAGTCCGCTGCAGTATCAGAAGCAACTGCGGCTGCATGAGGCCCGGAAATTGTTACTCGGACAGAACGGGGATGTCGCGTCGGTGGCGATCAGAGTCGGGTATGACAGCCCTTCCCAGTTCAGCCGCGAATATAGCCGGCTGTTTGGGGCGCCTCCCCTTCGCGACGTGGTGCAGCTAAGGCGCCGGAACGTGGTGGAGTTTGGAGAGTAGGGCTGGCGGCACTCAGATCCGGGGTTTATAGAATCAAGGCATGGCCGGTTGTGAGTTCCCGTAATATGCGTATGCGCCTTGAGCGGACGACCGGGGCGAGCAACACAATCGCACTCCCCTCTCTTCGGTCGGAGTGCGCCATGAAAACCGAACACGTTCAGGAACATAACCAGGGGTTCCTTTTAAGATGTCTGACCAAAACGGTAGTCAATCCGTCACGATGTCTGACCGAACCGGTAGTCAATCTGCATTGCGTCAAGTTGCAGCTTCGAGGCTTTTTCTCGGCGCAACGATTGCGATGTTTCTGTCGGGTCTCGGCGCGTCAGCTGCTGCACCACAGATTGTTCCGTTCCTGGTGAAGGAACTCGGCGCCTCGCTGCCGTTGGCGGGACTCTATTACTTGACCAGCCTTGCAACGCCAGTCGCGGGGTATTTCGTCGGCCACTATTCCGATCACACAGGGAATCGCCTCGGTCTTTTCCGCCTGTGTGCTGTAGCGGGCTTTGTGGGCTGGGCGGGCCTCGCCCTCTCCACTTCGGTCTGGATGCCGTTCATCATCGCCGTCGCTTTGCTGGCCGTTTCCGGTGCTACCGCCTCGCAAATTTTTGCGGCTGGCCACGATAAACTCAACGACAAGCCCGACGACGCAAATGAAAGTGTCGTTGCCATCGCCCGTATGGCGCTCACCGGCGGATGGATCGTTGGGCCTGCATTAGGCGCGTGGGTGGCGGCGGCCTATGGCCTGCGATCCATGCTTTGGATGACCGCCTTCTGAATGCTTCTACAGATCGCACCTCTCGGAACGCTGAACCCAACTGTCAAGCTCAAGCCGGAGTCGGCGCGTCAGCCCGCACACCACTCCAACCTACGTGCCATGCTTCCACTGCTGACGTTCACAGGACTCTTCGTCATGGTCTACGCGGGGGAGCCGGCAAAGTACGGACTCCTGCTGATCTACATGGAAGAACACCTCAAGCTAAGTCCGGCCGTACGGGGAACGGTCATCGGGATACAGCCATTCATCGAGCTACTCATCATGCCCTTCAGCATCGGGCTGGGCCGCAAGCTTGGCAACGTGTGGTTGATGTGTATCGCGGCCGCTATCGGGGTGCTTGCCAATCTTTGCTTTGCGCTCTGGTCGTCCGCAGCGGGCATGTTCGCCGGACAGATCCTCATGGGTGGTGTTTGGGGCATCTTTATGGTTCTGGGCATCATCGTCGCTCAACGCCTGCTCCCCAACGCGGTAGGGACGGCGTCGGCAATCTTCATGAGCTCGACGGCTCTCGCCTCGGCGTTAGGAGGCATCGCGGGCGGCTTCGGGGCCGCGTTCCTGGGCCTTCCCAATGTCTTCCTGCTGCCAGCGCTCTTCGCGGGTATAGCCGTTATTGGACTGGCATGGATGGCACGCAGCGAAAACTTCAAGATGTATTGATCCCGGCCAATTCACACACGCGCTCGAGCACAGTTGCAGTGTCTGTTTCAGATCGAGAACCGGTCGTCGATTTACTCTAGTGTCGATATCAGGATTCACGTATGTCCCGCTCCGAACGTCTCCTTCATCTCCTGCAAGTGTTACGTCGTTATCGACGTCCCGTGCGTGGCCAAGCCCTGGCCGAGGAGCTCGGCGTGAGCATCCGCACGCTATACCGGGACATCGCCAGTTTGCAGGCGCAAGGAGCAATGATCGAGGGGGAACCGGGCGTTGGTTACGTTATGAAACCGGGTTTCATGCTGCCGCCCATGATGTTTCGCTCAGAGGAACTCGACGCCCTGGTTCTTGGCATGCGCTGGGTGGCCGATCGCTGCGACAAGCCGCTATCATCCGGTGCGCTGAGCGCGCTTGCGAAGATAGCCGCCATACTGCCCACTGAACTGCGTCGCGAATTGGAAGAGTCTTCGCTGCTGGTCGGCGCGCCGTTGAAGAGACCTGCCCACAAAGTCTCGCCTGACCTTCTGCGTGCCGCAGTCCGAGAAGAGCAGAAGCTCAATATTACCTACGTGGACGCCAGTGGTATTCACTCGCAGCGTGTCGTTTGGCCCTTTGCCCTGGTGTATTTCGACCAGGCGCGGGTCCTGATGTGTTGGTGCGAGCTTCGAGCTGATTTTCGGAATTTCCGTTCGGACCGGATCTCGAACGTCGAGCAGTTGGAAGAGCGCTACCCCAAAAGACGGTCAACACTGCTTCGTGAGTGGCGCAGGCTCAATCACTTCGCGAGCCGCACAATACTGCCAGAATCTGACAGTATCGACCATTAGACTGAGCTTCCTTTCTTGGCGAGGAGCTCAAAATGAAGTTCGCATCGGTTCGTGTTGTTACCCGGGATATCGATGGGCTGGTGGAGTTTTATCAAAGGCTTTCAGGTATCGAGGCTGTACGTCCGGCTGATGGATTTGCCGAAATGCGGTTCGACGGAGCGACGCTTGCGATTTCGTCTGAGCACCTGATTAAGCTTTTTAATGTCGGTGCTGCCACAGCGGCTGCGAATCAGTCGGCGATCCTGGAGTTTGAAGTGGAGGACGTTGACGCGGTGTTCGAACGGATGAATGGGTCCGGGACAAACATCGTGATGCCGACGACGTTGATGCCGTGGGGCAATCGCTCGCTCTTGCTGCGCGACCCTGACCGGAATCTCGTCAACATATTTTCTCGCCCCCAGCGTTGAGGAAACCCGCCGTCACGGCGGCCCGCCGCGTCGTTATTGCGAGCGAACACGCGAATGTGTGCGAGGTGACGGTCAGTTGGTTTGGGTAGCGCGTCGCTCGGCCAGAGCGAAAATCTTCATGCCAACGAGCATGGCAATGACGAACAACATCGCTTTGAACTCGCCGCTGCCGGCGCTCACGAGGGCCGGTCCCGGGCAGAATCCTGCCAGGCCCCAGGCGGCACCAAACATGGCGCTGCCAGCAAGCAGGCGGCGGTCGATGCGCGTCGCGGTCGGCAGCGACATGGGCGCGTTGAACAGGCTCCGCTTGAGCCTGCGTGCAATCGCGAAGCCGACACTGCCAACTGCGATCGCGCCGGCCATGACGAACGCCAGTGACGGGTCCCAGTTGCCGGCGATATCGAGAAAGCCCAGCACCTTCGCTGGGTTGGCCATGCCGGAAACAATCAGTCCCGTGGCGAATATCAGACCGGCCAGCAGCGCGTTGAGAATCAGCATGTCAAAGCCCCAGCAGATGACGGGTCACGAAAACGGTGAAAAAGCCCACTGCCATGAACGTCGCGGTGGCGGCAAGCGAGCGGACCGAACCGCGTGAGAGGCCGCACACGCCGTGACCGCTGGTGCAACCGGACGCATAGCGGGTGCCGACGCCGACGAGCAGGCCGGCCACAACGAGCACAGGTGGCGATGACGCGATCGTAACAGCCGGCAGTGCCGTGAAAAGCCTGAACATCCAGGGCGCGGCAAGGAGTCCAAGCACGAATGCGGCGCGCCAGACATGATCGCTGGATCTCGTGTCGAGCAGGCCGCCAAGAATCCCGCTGATGCCGGCGATACGACCATTTCCGAGCACGAGCAGCGCTGCCGCCAAGCCGATCAATAAGCCGCCGGCGAGCGCGGGAAGCGGCGTGAAGTGGACGAGGTCAATGCTCATTTCAGGCGCCCTTTGACTTTGCCGCAATAGAGGCTCGACAAGGTCTGCATAATGCTCAGGACTTCGACGCTTGCAAGGCTGTAGTACATGTACTTTCCCTCGCGCCGCGTGCTGACGAGACCTTCCTCGCGCAACACGCCAAGGTGCTGCGAAAGGCTCGGTTGACTCACGCCAACCGCCTCTTCCAGTTCTCCGACGTTGTGTTCGCCTTCGATCAACTGGCACAGCAGCAGCAGACGGTCTTCCTGCGCCATGGCTTTGAGAAGGGCGCAGCATTTCGTCGCGGATTGCCGCAGCGCGTCAAGCGCGGCGGGAGATAACGACGCGGTCATCGATGGGGGCCTCTCTGCCTGACAATATATTTACCAACATTATATAACAATATATATTGTTATATAATGTATCGACTGGAGCATGCGATGAAGCCACTGGTAGAAGCGTTCTTCGATCGGACCACCTGTACCGTTACCTATGTCGTTCATGCTGGCGATGGCTCTGCGTGTGCTGTGATCGATTCGGTGCTCGACTACGACCCGAAGGCCGGCCGTACCTCGACTCAATCGGCCGACAAGGTCGTGGAATTTGTACAGGCGCGGGGGCCGCGTGTTGAATGGCTGCTGGAAACGCATGCCCACGCGGACCATCTGTCGGCCGCGCAATATCTGAAGACACGACTCGGAGGAAGGATTGCCATCGGCGAGAGCATTCGCGCAGTGCAGGGTGTATTCAGGCGCGTCTTTAACCTGGGGGAGCACGTGCCGGACGACGGTCGGCAGTTCGACCATCTGTTCACTGCCGGCGAGACG
It encodes:
- a CDS encoding glutathione S-transferase family protein; protein product: MKIISGLLSMFGAKVEIAAHEKGIDFELVMVPFDQLRGYAPKHPDVLRVNPKHQVPVLIDGKLEIFDSTQIFEYLEDLKPNPALWPAHPEARAMARQLEHCSDEIYFPHIVRLMGLEDALDDPAAQTARNEALQYYRRMERVLANREFLAETYSYADIAFYMAQLFGARKGAPMTGETPNLLAWRERMTTRPAVRKVAGAMAGYLASIGSAIPDFLQGLN
- a CDS encoding MFS transporter → MLLQIAPLGTLNPTVKLKPESARQPAHHSNLRAMLPLLTFTGLFVMVYAGEPAKYGLLLIYMEEHLKLSPAVRGTVIGIQPFIELLIMPFSIGLGRKLGNVWLMCIAAAIGVLANLCFALWSSAAGMFAGQILMGGVWGIFMVLGIIVAQRLLPNAVGTASAIFMSSTALASALGGIAGGFGAAFLGLPNVFLLPALFAGIAVIGLAWMARSENFKMY
- a CDS encoding MFS transporter, translating into MSDQNGSQSVTMSDRTGSQSALRQVAASRLFLGATIAMFLSGLGASAAAPQIVPFLVKELGASLPLAGLYYLTSLATPVAGYFVGHYSDHTGNRLGLFRLCAVAGFVGWAGLALSTSVWMPFIIAVALLAVSGATASQIFAAGHDKLNDKPDDANESVVAIARMALTGGWIVGPALGAWVAAAYGLRSMLWMTAF
- a CDS encoding YafY family protein; this encodes MSRSERLLHLLQVLRRYRRPVRGQALAEELGVSIRTLYRDIASLQAQGAMIEGEPGVGYVMKPGFMLPPMMFRSEELDALVLGMRWVADRCDKPLSSGALSALAKIAAILPTELRRELEESSLLVGAPLKRPAHKVSPDLLRAAVREEQKLNITYVDASGIHSQRVVWPFALVYFDQARVLMCWCELRADFRNFRSDRISNVEQLEERYPKRRSTLLREWRRLNHFASRTILPESDSIDH
- a CDS encoding VOC family protein, with protein sequence MAKFQPDGWHTVTPRIVVRDPENLITFIKTVFLAQGEFRHGLPAEIMIGDSVVMVSGGDGLRDPMPAFLYVYVEDADSTFQRAIAANAISLEVPADMPYGDRRAMVRDPWENTWQIATHQRDLSAAEIRSRLANEG
- a CDS encoding AraC family transcriptional regulator translates to MKQNSSWFDPSASRETARRELAALISRFAPVDGAHQTAIPSLTFYRYSARADLGCGVTSSAFVFAAQGAKRVVVAGQAYDYDHLHCLVTSVNLPMTSQVTRASSDAPYLCVKLTLDPQRIVELATQLHLPEPGAVSAGEGIAVGSLSAPVFDAALRLVRLLDTPGDIPVLAPLIEKELLYRLMTSEQGKRLRHIAVNGSQTYRIARAIEWIQNHYTELLRVEMLAQEVNMSVSSLHHHFKSVTTLSPLQYQKQLRLHEARKLLLGQNGDVASVAIRVGYDSPSQFSREYSRLFGAPPLRDVVQLRRRNVVEFGE
- a CDS encoding YafY family protein — its product is MKASRLLSIMMMLQARGRMTAPALAEALEVSERTILRDIDQLSTAGVPIWGDRGRNGGFQLREGWSTDLTGLTEHEAHALFLAGLPGPATELGLDVMATSARLKMIASLPPDLREQADRVASRLHVDTVDWYRTQETPLFLREIANAVWSSYRIEVKYESWRGLSRRELEPLGLVLKGGAWYLIARMVGKPGALTFRLANISELKSSRRRFKRPARFDLAKHWRDAINRYETDLYRLTAHIAVSPRGENWLVNARIKTAPVLQGAGSAEVPLGWKEFLMPIESIEHGARKLLEYGSNLKIVGPQELKNKFMEELSQLKTLYKRRA
- a CDS encoding IS701 family transposase, which codes for MREDVDEFDVYLNHLAQALGHADRHAGLKGYCSGLVLPLSRKSVEPMAAHIDPLHASAKHQSLHHFVAKADWSDRAVLQRVREWVMPALDAHAAEETGYYWIIDDTGFPKKGRHSVGVARQYCGQLGKQDNCQVAVSLSIATQRGSLPIAWQLHVPKEWIDDRERARRAGIPDDLAFQTKPQIALAQLREAIASGVAPGIVLADAGYGDETAFRDGLTELGLLYAVGIRPGTSVWAPGTAPLPPRPWSGRGKPPTLLRRAPGHEPIVVKELAMQLPVNAWQAVTWREGSNAALSSRFAAVRVRPAHRDYWRSTVRDEQWLLIEWPDGDSEPLKYFLSTAPEEAALEQLVFVTKMRWRIERDYQDLKQEFGLGHYEGRGWRGFHHHATLSIAAYGFLMAQRLRMQSDGRDKKNFLERALPALPPDYVPRGSPARSTPRS
- a CDS encoding xanthine dehydrogenase family protein molybdopterin-binding subunit — its product is MTTDLDLTDAVRPSRRTFLKAAGAVAAVGLTIGFEWAGTGRRALAATMPEATFAPNAFLRIAPDNSVTVIAKHVEMGQGAYTGIATIVAEELDANWQDVRVESAPADAKRYANLAFGTIQGTGGSSAMANSWMQLREAGAKARAMLVSAAAAQWKVPASDLTTRDGSVHHAATNRTATYGSLASAAARLPVPDKVTLKSPKDFRLIGHQLPRVDVPPKTNGTAQFTLDVTFPGMLVALLQRPPLFGATVKSFDAAAAKAVPGVVSVVQVPGGVAVVAKGFWAAKQGRDALKVEWDDSKAEKRSSDAIMAEYRQLAEQPGASARKDGDATQALAGAAKKISATYAFPYLAHAPMEPLDAVIRLTADSCEIWAGDQFQTVDQGNAAQTAGLDPQQVKIHTLYAGGSFGRRANTRSDYIVEAVSIAKALGANGTPVKLQWTREDDIHGGLYRPMYFHKLDAGLSADGKLVGWRHRIVGQSILAGTPFASVMIKDGIDGTSVEGAANVAYAIPNISVELTTTQTGVPVLWWRVVGSSHTAFAVEAFIDEAAHAAGKDPFVFRRDLLAHEPRMRAVLELAAEKAGWDPAKPLPKGRGRGIAVAEAFKTFVAQVAEVSVDKDGNVKVERVVCAVDCGTPINPDVIAAQMEGGIGFGLGAALHSAITLKDGKVEQNNFDGYQVLRMAEMPKVEVHIVQSGEAPTGVGEPGVAPVGPAVANAIFAATGKRVHSLPFPAAGEKSA
- a CDS encoding (2Fe-2S)-binding protein, which gives rise to MSTSFVLNGKNVTLDADPTTPLLWAIRENAGLHGTKFGCGMAQCGACTVHLEGEATRSCVLPIAAIAGKRITTIEGIEGRPAKAIQAAWVKLQVPQCGYCQSGQIMSATALLEHNATPTDADIDAAMNGNLCRCATYTRIRAAIHEAAATLMA